The following is a genomic window from Lagenorhynchus albirostris chromosome 2, mLagAlb1.1, whole genome shotgun sequence.
GGGCGGGCGGAGATGGAGCCCAGCTTCCCGCCGGGCATGGTGATGTTCAACCACCGGCTGCCCCCGGTCGCCAGCTTCGCGCGGCCGGCGGGCGCGGCCGCCCCTCCCCCGCAGTGCGTGCTGGCCGCCGCCCCGGCCGCGGCCCCGGCCGCCGAGCCCCCCCCGGCGCCCGCCCCGGACGTGACTTTCAAGAAGGAGCCGGCGGCGCCCGGCGCGGCCTTCCCGGCGCAGAGgacctcctggggcttcctgcaGTCGCTGGTCAGCATCAAGCAGGAGAAGCCGGCAGATCCCGAGGAGCCGCCGGGCGCCCCCCATCCTCACTACGGGGGGCTGTTCGCGGGGGCAGACGAGcgggcgccggggctgggcgctgGGGACGCGGGAGGCCCGGGCGTCATCCAGGACCTGAGCGTCCTgcacccgccgccgccgcccgccccccacccccgcgacGTGCTGCTCGGCCGGACTGACGACCCCCGCGGCCCCGAGGAGCCCAAGCCGGACGCGAGCGTCAAGAAGGCCAAGAGGCCAAAGCCAGAATCTCAGGGAATCAAAGCCAAGAGGAAGCCGGGCGCATCTTCCAAGCCGTCGCTGGCGGGAGACGGAGAAGGCGCCGTCCTGTCCCCAAGCCAGAAACCTCACATCTGCGACCACTGCAGCGCCGCTTTCCGCAGCTCCTACCACCTGCGGAGGCACGTCCTCATCCACACCGGAGAGCGGCCCTTCCAGTGCAGCCAGTGCAGCATGGGCTTCATCCAGAAGTACCTGCTGCAGAGGCACGAGAAGATCCACAGCCGGGAGAAGCCCTTCGGGTGCGATCAGTGCAGCATGAAGTTCATCCAGAAGTACCATATGGAGAGACACAAGCGGACGCACAGTGGAGAAAAGCCATACAAATGTGACACTTGCCAGCAGTATTTCTCAAGGACTGATAGACTGTTGAAGCACAGGCGCACGTGCGGCGAAGCCCTGGCGAAGGGGGCGCCCAGTGCAGAGCCTGGGTCATCCAGCAACCATAGCACCGTGGGTAACCTGGCTGTGTTGTCTCAGGGAAGTACAAGTTCTTCAAGGAGAAAAGCGAAGTCGAGAAGCATAGCTGTTGAAAACAAGGAGCCCAAGACTGGGAAAGCAAATGAATCCCATATGTCAAACAGCATAAACATGCAGAGTTACTCAGTAGAAATGCCTGCTGTGTCTTCCAGTGGGGGCATCATCGGCACTGGCATAGAGGAACTCCAGAAGAGGGTGCCAAAATTGATCTTTAAGAAAGGAAGCCGGAAGAGCATGGATAAAAACTACCTGAACTTTGTGTCACCGTTACCAGACATAGTTGGACAGAAGTCCTTGTCTGGGAAACCGAGTGGCTCCCTTGGCATCGTGTCAAACAGTAGCGTGGAGACCATTAGTCTTCTCCAAAGTACAAGTGGCAAACAAGGTCAAATAAGCAGTAATTATGACGATGCCATGCAGTTCTCAAAGAAAAGAAGATACCTACCCACCGCCAGCAGCAACAGTGCCTTTTCCGTGAACGTGGGACACATGGTCTCCCAGCAGTCCGTCATTCAGTCGGCGGGCGTCGGTGTTTTGGACAGTGAGGCCCCGTTGTCCCTTATTGACTCCTCGGCCCTGAACGCGGAAATTAAGTCTTGTCACGACAAGTCGGGAATTCCTGACGAGGTTTTACAAAGTATTTTGGATCAGTACTCCAACAAGTCAGAGAGCCAGAAGGAGGATCCTTTCAACATAACAGAACCACGAGTGGATCTGCACGCCTCAGGAGAACACTCAGAACTGGTTCAAGAAGAAAATTTGAGCCCGGGCACCCAGACTGCTTCAAATGACAAGGCGAGCATGTTGCAAGAATACTCCAAATACCTCCAACAGGCTTTCGAGAAATCCACGAATGCAGGTTTTACTCTGGGACACGGTTTCCAATTTGTCAGTCTGTCTTCACCTCTCCACAACCACACTTTATTTCCAGaaaaacagatatacactacATCTCCTTTGGAGTGTGGTTTCGGCCAGTCTGTTACCTCAGTGTTGCCATCTTCGTTGCCAAAGCCTCCTTTTGGGATGTTGTTTGGGTCTCAGCCGGGTCTTTATTTGTCTGCTTTGGATGCCACACATCAGCAGTTGACACCTTCCCAGGAGCTGGATGACCTGATAGATTCTCAGAAGAATCTAGAGACTTCATCAGCCTTCCAGTCCTCATCTCAGAAACTGACTAGCCAGAAGGAACAACAGAAAAACTTAGAGTCCTCAACGAGCTTTCAGATCCCATCTCAGGAGTTAGCCGGCCAGATGGATCCTCAGAAGGACGTAGAGCCCAGAACAACGTACCAGATTGAGAACTTTGCACAGGCGTTCGGTTCTCAGTTCAAGTCGGGCAGCAGGGTGCCAATGACCTTTATCACGAACTCTAATGGAGAAGTGGACCATAGAGCAAGGACTTCAGTGTcagatttctcagggtatacaaaCATGATGTCTGATGTTAGTGAGCCATGTAGTACCAGAGGAAAGACCCCCACCAGCCAGAGTTACAGGTAAGGTCCCAAGAGTGACCAGGCTGGAGGTCTTCtaatgtaattttgttttattttgagaacACTGCCATTGGAATGTTTCTACACGATCCTATTAAGAATAATGTAATGCCCTTTCAATGCAACTTTTcatatttagtttattttgttAGTGTGATTTTAGCTCTGTTTGTATTATGATTTTTAATCAAAATCGATAGATTAAAATAGTTTGACATTCGAAGTGACAATGTTTAGCAATCAAATTTACATGTATAGATCGTCAGGGAATAGCCCaaagttttaaatgcaaaaaaaacaaacaaaaaaaaaacacaaaaaaaccatacaaaaaaaacaaaagaaaacaaaaaaaacacacaaaaacaaaaaaacaaaaaaaaaactttgttgcTAGGATTAAGGTTATTCTAATTGCTTTACTCTCAGGAAAGTGTAATAACGCATGGGAATTCTGTACGTTATCACTGTAATGGAATATCCAATTTACAGATAGTATGATAATACATTTCATTACTTAAGTAAGGGATCGAAAACATTTCAAATTGCTCTATCTGGGCTGATACGATACACGTGTCATCATTTAAGTAAGGGATCGAAAACATTTCAAATTGCTGTCTCCATCTGGGCTGATCCAAAATTCTGAGATGTTGGCTACCTATATTTTGTTGCAGCTTTTAAATGTACTCTGAACTTCCAAACCACATTCATTCCAGCCTGGTAGAACAAATATTCTTGAATCTTTGATCAAAGCCTGGAATGATAGCTTtaataataggaagaaaaaaaaaaaaaggcaccctCTCCTTATCCCAACTGTAACAAGGCTGTGTGACTCCCATCAAGAGTTGATGGGAACAGTGTTGAAGCCCAAGTGGTTGGTTGGTTGCAGTATTAGAACCCAAGTTGGAATTACATAATTCTTTGAAATTTGGGGTGTGTGTTATTTATTATACATGGCCTAAAAACactgttctctgtctctgttaCTACATGTCACCCACACTTCTGGGggtattttgtgttatttttgttcttaaccTGTCCTCTCAGAGCTCTGGGCCTTCCTTGTTCCCTCTTCTCTCTATCTGGacagtttcaattttagaatGATTCACATTCCAataggtaatttgttatgcatttCCTATGCCTTCCGGCATccaaacagtaaaataaacaTCCAccctccccctttttaaaaacagaacccACACAGATGTCCATGTATAATAAAGCCCCACATGCTCAGAGCTGTGGATATTAATAAGGTGGTAATTCCAACTGGTGACAAAGCCGATGGGAGGGGTAAGAGTGGCTTATTTAGTAATGACATCAGAACCTCTTTGTGAAATTGCAGCCTGtgtaatgtacattttaaaagggtgCGTTAGTCAGTATTGTACAGGGGTCTTGTAAAGTCATCCAAACTTGCTATGAACGCTAATTTGCCATTTGAAGCCACTGGTAGACAGTGGCTCTGCTCTAAACCACTTTTTAgcaattgtatttttttcctgattatatttttaatgtactttGATGTTTATGCTGATGAGTTTTTTATGTACTTTTGGTGATGTTTCAGTCTTATGTACTCTTCTGACGTCAGAAAAGTACCACTGGTTGTTTGCAGTCTTATTGTGTAATCAGCCTACCACAGGCTTCCATGtataataaagtaattaatattGTGCAAGTGTAAAACACTTCTGTTATGAAAGCAGTGTttggaaaatgagaaattatttaaaatggttACAACATACTAGTTAATTTCCTTTCCCCACTTTCCTCCCTTAAGTCTGCTTTACCAGCTAAAGGGTCACTTATTGTCATTGCAAGGACCTTAGAAAATGTGTTTAATCCTCTTAAATACACTCAGTACTAAAaagtatgtatttcttattttgctAAGTGCGGTAAGTTCTGTTGGGTACAGAGTACAAGCTGTAATCGAAGGATGGAGAGGACCTTTACCACTGTATCTCTTGAGCTGTATGATTTTTCTccagtgttttgttttatagaggttttgaatttctttaacttttattgtGTGTACTGAATACTGCATATGTACTATTCTGATTGTTTGCTCTAGTTTACTACCAATAAAAGACCTGTTAATCACaaaattgaagaaaggagatatCACTTAATATCCAgtcacatttttcacatttttctgttaactacatttcataaaatattcatgTCAGTGGTATAACCTGCAGTTTAGGGactggaatgtgtgtgtgtgtgtgtctgtgtgtgcacggGTGCGTGTGTGTTTTAAGTGTTTCGTGTTTCTAGgtttattatatttgaaaattggtTGAATATTTTCTTCAGCTTGAGGCACACTATCTGGAAGAATAGGAATTTAACAGTATGGAAATTAGAACGTGTTTTATTGAAATGGGGTTAGCCATCCTAAATATTATTCCAGAGAGATTATTTACTGAGGTTTCATTTTAAATCAGATTCCAGTTTCTTTTGGTTCTAGGTGCATCCTTTTTGACTCCAAAAGGTTGTAACAAAATAACAGTATGACAAATGAAAGTGGTCCTGAGCGTTCttagtagggggaaaaaaaagtattgcttAGTCTAAGTTTAACAGTGTTTCAGAAGGATGTAAGTATAGATATTAGAAGAagagagccaagacatggaatacTTAAGGTGCAGACAAGGTGTTTGAAACTTAGTGAATATGTTAAGTTTTAAAGATAAAGGGGAAAAATTGTAGGTCTGTGTAAAATCTATGAGAAAATTGTGCTTTGAAATTTAGTGACTACAAACgttgaaaaatcaataaaaatatcaaagggTGGAATAGGTCGAGGCTTTGCCTTTTTGGTATATGATACTATGTACAGAAGTGATAAATTATTTGTATTCAGCATAAACATGGATTTCTCTGTAAAGACGTATCTGCTCGTGGTCCCATATGATTAGGAaaagtaaatttgttttctctttgccaaGATTATTCCCTAGATATAGTCATTTTCTTGACCAAGCATGCTAAGCAGAATCTCACTGATTCTGCATTGAAATCCAACTCTTGATACCTCTGCACATGTTCTAGATTAAAGCTAACATTAATTTTGTTTACTgacccccaccctttttttttccttgtgtggAATGTCTATATCTGaatatgataattttaaaattaaggtttttTACTTCTAAGGTATTAGGGTATGAGGTAGGAAACTAGGCTTTGAATTTCTATTTTGCTGCTGTAAATTGAAGATAAGGGCTACCATAATTTAGCAGTTGCCTGTTAGTAATTTGGGAGGTAATCTCAttcaataatgaaaacaaaaaatgagaaaaaaactgtAGGAttgttaatgttttttaaaagttgcagacagtttgcaaatatttctaccTCAGATTTAGTTTTCTGTATTACACTCATCAGATGAGAGGGGCGTAACTTTCTGTACATCCTTGGTATCTCTCATTTTGTAGTTACCTGTCATTAGTAGCATTTAAGCCTGAACTGGGTGACAGTGTGAGCAATATGGCCTCGTGAGGACTCACACAGTTCTTAGCTTCCAAATTCATAAGTTCTTGGAAAATGTCCCTCAGAAAAGAATTAGCTTCCGaacttcagttatatttttagagTGAACTGCATCTGAAGACTGTCGTTTTCAGAGTTTTGTGGTCTGTGTGTGTTCTGTGACACATAATGACAGGATTTCGGTTTTGAAGTGCGATGTAAGTAGTGCTCTGGCGCCATCCGTGCATTATGTTGTATAAGATTACACAGTAATGGTCCACAAATGCTAAGCGTCCCTCCTGGTGTTTAGGAGGCAAGGTCTGGGGTGGTTTGCCAGTCTGCCTGTACCGTCTATGAGATGATAAAGAGTTTCTGATGGATTTTGAGCAACAATCTTGTGTTCCACTTGTTACGTTTTTTATGTCCTTAATAatctattaattaaaatgaacattAGCATGAAGACAGTATCTGGTAATTCTGTTGTCTTACCCTTGATCAAAAAAACCTAACAAAAGAAAATCGTCTGTGAGATCACTGTTAGTTTTAAAAGAGACTATTACCGTAAAGAGGGCATgcacttttaaaatgatttctgcTTTGTTTGtacctgttttgcttttttaaaaaagtcatgacAGTATGTGAGTGTAACTTAAGTAGATTCTATTTAAATTCTTCGCGAACCTTTGGGCGCACTCTAGGGAAGAGCTGCATCGCCTTTTTAGGGTCATGGACTCTTTGGGCAGCTGGTGATGGAATGGATGTCACCCCATCCCCATACATTAGCAGAAATATATTTGCACATGAAAATTTAGAAGCCCACGTATATGCTTGCAAGAaccagcccccccccacccccgcaacctGATAACAAAATTCCTAACCTATGGACCCCAGGCTGAGAGTACTTGCTTTGGAAGGCTGCCTAAACATTGAACTTTTTATTGTACAGATAACTTAGAAAGTCAATACCTAAActtaaaaagcatgaaatattaatttttaatattgaaatttcTTGATCTGCTATTTAATTAGCATTTATGGCACACGTTCAGGTTACATAAAGCCTAGAGTTTTATGATAAGCTGGTCAAATAATGAATAGAATTTATAATTCTTGGCAGTTCCTCATCTGATAAGTACCATCGAGATGCTAGACTTGACAATAGTTCGCTCTTTTCCATCAACAAAGAAATGTGTTAACAGCGCATAATAACTACAGTCAACTACTGTGGCTCTTCAGTTGCACGGAAGTAGCTTCCCCCATAAGTGTATGGGCCAGAATGAAAAGCCACAGCTTTTTTGTCAAGAAGGAATAATTGTGAGTTCTTAATAACATGAAGCGTATACCTCAGGTAGCCTGAGTAACTAGCTGGGTTGAAATACACTGTGCAAGATAAGCCTTGTAAATAAAGCATGTTTTGTGTTGAAATAGGTATCTCTTGGGAAAGGTAGATAAATAGCCAGAGAAAAATGTAATGATTTGGACCTTATACTCCAAAGGAGAAAATTTGCTCCCTGTTTTGGAATGGTGGGCAGAGGTGGTGTGttgagggagagaggtggggatatcttagaatggagaagaaaaggaataggTTTTGAAGAAAAATAGGGAATATAAAACTTAGTCCAATATTGGCAGGGGTCCTGGAGAGTTTAAATGATCAGAAGGGTAAAGGAGATCTGTGATTGAAAAACTCAGTTCTTATGTTGTCATTCTTTCAGTTCAGACTTCCTTTGGTTCTTTGGTTTGGTATGAACTTTAGGACTATTGTGGAACAATTAATAAATAACTCTTAACAGACAACTGTGGTGAACTTCTGTTTACATTCCCAACCTAGGAAAAAGATGGCTAATCTTTGTGTTTATATGTTATATCTTTAGTAACTCAATCACACAGCTTCCATTGGTTGGTGAGCATTTTAAACAACTCTCATAAAAACGATTCGAGTCAAAGTTATTGTTTTATGTGATTAAGTGAATATGCACAGAATTTAGGAATTAAAACAAAAGCTCTGAATCTATGTGCccaacctaccaaaaaaaaaaaaatgaaattaacaagTACAGTGTATAAAGGCATACTTGGTTATGACAAAGGAAAAGTGTGATTGTAAAAAGTTGGAAACtccctaattattttttaaggtttgcattgcaaaatgtttaattttaacttGTGACTGGCTCATCTGTTCTTTCTAGTTTAAAAATCTTGGTTTATAAGCATTGTCTATTGGAAAGTTAAAAGTTTTAGTTGGGAGCTAAAGTTTTAATCTTGATTTTT
Proteins encoded in this region:
- the ZNF281 gene encoding zinc finger protein 281, which codes for MKVGSAFLSGGGGGAGSGGRAEMEPSFPPGMVMFNHRLPPVASFARPAGAAAPPPQCVLAAAPAAAPAAEPPPAPAPDVTFKKEPAAPGAAFPAQRTSWGFLQSLVSIKQEKPADPEEPPGAPHPHYGGLFAGADERAPGLGAGDAGGPGVIQDLSVLHPPPPPAPHPRDVLLGRTDDPRGPEEPKPDASVKKAKRPKPESQGIKAKRKPGASSKPSLAGDGEGAVLSPSQKPHICDHCSAAFRSSYHLRRHVLIHTGERPFQCSQCSMGFIQKYLLQRHEKIHSREKPFGCDQCSMKFIQKYHMERHKRTHSGEKPYKCDTCQQYFSRTDRLLKHRRTCGEALAKGAPSAEPGSSSNHSTVGNLAVLSQGSTSSSRRKAKSRSIAVENKEPKTGKANESHMSNSINMQSYSVEMPAVSSSGGIIGTGIEELQKRVPKLIFKKGSRKSMDKNYLNFVSPLPDIVGQKSLSGKPSGSLGIVSNSSVETISLLQSTSGKQGQISSNYDDAMQFSKKRRYLPTASSNSAFSVNVGHMVSQQSVIQSAGVGVLDSEAPLSLIDSSALNAEIKSCHDKSGIPDEVLQSILDQYSNKSESQKEDPFNITEPRVDLHASGEHSELVQEENLSPGTQTASNDKASMLQEYSKYLQQAFEKSTNAGFTLGHGFQFVSLSSPLHNHTLFPEKQIYTTSPLECGFGQSVTSVLPSSLPKPPFGMLFGSQPGLYLSALDATHQQLTPSQELDDLIDSQKNLETSSAFQSSSQKLTSQKEQQKNLESSTSFQIPSQELAGQMDPQKDVEPRTTYQIENFAQAFGSQFKSGSRVPMTFITNSNGEVDHRARTSVSDFSGYTNMMSDVSEPCSTRGKTPTSQSYR